One segment of uncultured Desulfovibrio sp. DNA contains the following:
- a CDS encoding LysE family translocator, producing the protein MISLGITLTFFVVSLGLAIAPGPDIIFVLTQSVLYGFRAGLATTLGLVSGLLVHTTLVAVGVAAIIQASPVAFLLLKLAGAGYLLYLARLSLRAGALLAQGGQQEFLGYGALFRRGIVMNVSNPKVSLFFLAFLPQFCRPEQGSVALQVAQLGVLFMLAALLVFGAVSLLGGRLASWFNRSPHIQVLIHRLAACVFVGLAASLLFSSL; encoded by the coding sequence ATGATCAGTCTGGGGATTACCCTGACCTTCTTTGTGGTGTCCCTGGGGCTGGCCATTGCGCCCGGCCCCGATATCATCTTTGTCCTGACGCAGTCCGTGCTGTACGGCTTTCGTGCCGGCCTGGCCACCACGCTGGGGCTGGTGTCCGGGCTGCTGGTGCATACCACGCTGGTGGCCGTGGGCGTGGCGGCCATTATCCAGGCATCACCCGTGGCCTTTCTGCTGCTCAAGCTGGCAGGGGCGGGCTATCTGCTGTACCTGGCCCGGCTTTCCCTGCGCGCCGGCGCACTGCTTGCCCAGGGCGGTCAGCAGGAATTTCTTGGCTACGGCGCCCTGTTCCGGCGCGGCATTGTCATGAATGTGAGCAATCCCAAGGTCTCGCTGTTCTTTCTGGCCTTTCTGCCGCAGTTCTGCCGCCCGGAACAGGGCAGCGTGGCCTTGCAGGTGGCCCAGCTGGGGGTTCTGTTCATGCTGGCTGCGCTGCTGGTCTTCGGGGCTGTATCCCTGCTTGGCGGGCGTCTGGCCAGCTGGTTCAACCGCAGCCCGCATATCCAGGTGCTCATTCACCGTCTGGCAGCCTGTGTTTTTGTGGGGCTGGCGGCGTCACTGCTGTTTTCGTCGCTGTAG
- a CDS encoding tetratricopeptide repeat protein, with product MKTLFNRRLAAVALACCLSLPLPATVVAADADATLQKAWTAFNIGHYKETLRLVQPLASNGNPQAQVILGRCYESGLGVEQNMETAAQWYLLAAEQNLAEAQQLVAYAYQNGVGLPKDGDKAVAWMQRAADAGSPEACYALSQYYSKGQFVERDQKKAFDLALKAAQGGYGQAMLFVGACYAYGVGTAEDAGQSQQWYDRARAAGLDPDSHVFNKVKEYSMEE from the coding sequence ATGAAAACTCTCTTCAACCGCCGTCTTGCCGCTGTGGCTCTGGCCTGCTGCCTGTCGCTGCCCCTGCCTGCCACCGTTGTTGCGGCTGATGCGGATGCCACCCTGCAGAAAGCCTGGACGGCCTTCAATATCGGCCACTACAAGGAAACCCTGCGCCTGGTGCAGCCCCTGGCCAGCAATGGCAACCCTCAGGCGCAGGTCATTCTGGGGCGCTGCTATGAAAGCGGCCTGGGCGTGGAGCAGAATATGGAAACCGCCGCCCAGTGGTATCTGCTGGCCGCGGAACAGAATCTTGCCGAAGCTCAGCAGCTGGTGGCCTATGCCTACCAGAACGGCGTGGGCCTGCCCAAAGATGGCGACAAGGCCGTGGCCTGGATGCAGCGCGCTGCCGACGCCGGTTCGCCGGAGGCCTGCTACGCCCTGTCGCAGTACTATTCCAAGGGGCAGTTTGTGGAACGTGACCAGAAAAAGGCCTTTGACCTGGCGCTCAAGGCTGCGCAGGGCGGCTACGGCCAGGCCATGCTCTTTGTGGGGGCCTGCTATGCCTACGGGGTGGGGACGGCGGAGGATGCCGGACAATCCCAGCAATGGTATGATCGTGCCCGGGCGGCCGGCCTGGACCCGGACAGCCACGTCTTCAACAAGGTCAAGGAATATTCCATGGAAGAATAG
- a CDS encoding YicC/YloC family endoribonuclease gives MVCSMTGFGRCLVENGGITQQWEIKSVNGRHLDLKWRLPSCVRSLEPRLEKVVRRHASRGRVDISLQLQFAPDMSPALHFDAVAASAMLDSLCQLARDRGEAWTPDYTALLSLSLLWGEAGDEVDEELVLQLEDGLTLALQDWNEARSKEGRALVTDMRARVLRMEEWTELIAGRAPEIKQERADTLRERISEALATLGTELEEGRFLQEITLLADRLDVSEELTRLQTHLERLRELLESGTDAGRRLDFTLQECFREINTCGNKLPDVQLSRLVVDFKNELEKCREQVQNLE, from the coding sequence ATGGTATGCAGCATGACCGGCTTTGGCCGCTGTCTTGTGGAAAATGGCGGTATCACCCAGCAGTGGGAGATCAAGAGCGTCAACGGCCGTCACCTTGACCTGAAGTGGCGTCTGCCCTCCTGCGTGCGCAGTCTGGAGCCGCGCCTGGAAAAGGTGGTGCGCCGCCATGCTTCGCGCGGGCGCGTGGACATCAGCCTGCAACTGCAATTCGCGCCGGACATGTCGCCCGCCCTGCATTTTGACGCGGTGGCGGCATCGGCCATGCTGGACAGTCTTTGCCAGCTGGCCCGGGATCGGGGCGAAGCCTGGACGCCGGACTATACGGCGCTGCTTTCCCTGTCGTTGCTGTGGGGCGAGGCCGGGGATGAAGTGGACGAAGAGCTGGTGCTCCAGCTGGAGGACGGGCTGACGCTGGCCCTGCAGGACTGGAACGAGGCCCGGAGCAAGGAGGGCCGCGCCCTGGTGACGGACATGCGCGCCCGCGTGCTGCGCATGGAGGAGTGGACGGAACTTATTGCCGGGCGGGCGCCGGAAATCAAGCAGGAACGGGCCGATACCCTGCGTGAGCGCATTTCGGAGGCCCTGGCCACGCTGGGAACCGAGCTGGAGGAAGGCCGCTTTTTGCAGGAAATTACCCTGCTGGCCGACCGGCTGGACGTCAGCGAGGAGCTGACCCGCCTGCAAACGCACCTGGAGCGCCTGCGCGAGCTGCTGGAAAGCGGCACGGATGCCGGACGCCGCCTGGACTTCACCCTTCAGGAATGCTTTCGCGAAATCAATACCTGCGGCAACAAGCTGCCAGATGTGCAGCTTTCCCGTCTGGTGGTGGATTTCAAGAACGAGCTGGAAAAGTGCCGCGAGCAGGTGCAGAATCTGGAATAG
- a CDS encoding zinc ribbon domain-containing protein translates to MPMFDFTCPQCGAKFEELVFGDEVPPCPVCGHAQTERMISAPSPLKTGAFPFKVGPVHPLASKMAKGLSGCGGACGTGSCPSAQGGGQ, encoded by the coding sequence ATGCCCATGTTTGATTTTACCTGTCCCCAGTGCGGCGCCAAATTTGAGGAACTTGTCTTTGGTGACGAGGTTCCGCCCTGCCCTGTCTGCGGCCATGCCCAGACCGAGCGCATGATAAGCGCCCCCAGCCCGCTCAAGACCGGAGCCTTTCCTTTCAAGGTCGGTCCGGTGCATCCCCTGGCTTCCAAGATGGCCAAGGGGCTTTCCGGCTGCGGGGGCGCCTGCGGTACCGGCTCCTGCCCGTCGGCGCAGGGCGGCGGCCAGTAG
- the pyrF gene encoding orotidine-5'-phosphate decarboxylase codes for MAQLVVALDFPTREEALALASRLRGLVPWCKVGMELFSLAGPPVLAELRTMGFRVFLDLKFYDIPHTVAQAVRAAAAGGADMLTLHTQGGERMCREACEAARSCARPPLLFGVTVLTSFGPGQMPGIAQEPGQFALELSDMAAAWGLDGVVCSGQEAASIKARNPRLACLCPGIRPASSAADDQCRIMTPAAAVAAGADYLVVGRPITRAADPVAAAQAIVQEMGS; via the coding sequence ATGGCCCAACTGGTTGTGGCTCTGGATTTCCCCACCCGGGAAGAGGCGCTGGCGCTGGCATCCCGTCTGCGCGGCCTGGTGCCGTGGTGCAAGGTTGGCATGGAGCTTTTCAGCCTGGCCGGTCCCCCGGTGCTGGCGGAGCTGCGCACCATGGGTTTCCGCGTTTTTCTGGACCTGAAGTTTTACGACATTCCGCATACGGTGGCGCAGGCTGTCAGGGCTGCGGCTGCCGGTGGCGCGGACATGCTGACCCTGCACACCCAGGGCGGCGAGCGCATGTGCCGCGAGGCCTGCGAGGCCGCCCGGAGTTGTGCCCGCCCTCCCCTGCTTTTTGGGGTGACGGTGCTTACCAGCTTCGGCCCCGGGCAGATGCCCGGCATTGCGCAGGAACCCGGCCAGTTTGCGCTGGAGCTGTCGGACATGGCGGCAGCCTGGGGGCTGGACGGGGTGGTCTGCTCCGGCCAGGAGGCCGCGTCCATCAAGGCACGCAACCCGCGCCTTGCCTGTCTTTGTCCCGGCATACGGCCGGCGTCGTCAGCAGCAGATGATCAGTGCCGCATCATGACACCTGCGGCTGCCGTGGCTGCCGGGGCGGATTATCTGGTGGTGGGGCGTCCCATCACCCGGGCCGCTGACCCTGTGGCGGCGGCGCAGGCCATCGTGCAGGAGATGGGCTCCTGA
- a CDS encoding M15 family metallopeptidase has translation MLRHIVCAGLTALVLAVLPAPAAGQAPPLDGAVAVTTGSLRHDSPAFQEEAALDWHCLQAAYPRLRRMEADGQGRLWLHLADGQRVLYAAGQPAPPPRHPHGPEWDVDVRSSMRQLYVPDPERPPTPAGQSPGRRRSYALLQALYGSTARETASRVRRVSFFRQTLLLEESAARALQRVEARLAPLVAARPALRRYLKQSGGFVWRAIAGEQRLSPHAFGIALDLSPRLAPYWRWSALRPHPLQASYPTEIVTAFEAEGFIWGGKWHEYDIMHFEYRPELLCKSRLLLRRQQEAGATPASGPAPSPRP, from the coding sequence ATGTTGCGTCACATTGTCTGTGCGGGGCTGACCGCGCTTGTGCTTGCCGTCCTGCCGGCGCCGGCCGCAGGGCAGGCCCCCCCTCTGGACGGGGCTGTTGCCGTCACCACGGGCAGCCTGCGGCACGACTCCCCGGCATTTCAGGAAGAGGCTGCGCTGGACTGGCACTGCCTGCAGGCGGCCTATCCCCGGTTGCGGCGCATGGAAGCAGACGGCCAGGGCCGTCTCTGGCTGCACCTTGCCGACGGGCAGCGCGTGCTCTATGCCGCCGGACAGCCGGCTCCCCCGCCGCGGCATCCCCACGGCCCGGAATGGGATGTGGATGTGCGCTCCAGCATGCGCCAGCTCTATGTGCCCGATCCTGAACGTCCGCCCACGCCGGCGGGGCAATCGCCGGGACGCCGGCGCTCCTATGCGCTGCTCCAGGCCCTGTACGGCAGCACGGCCCGGGAAACGGCATCCCGTGTCCGCCGGGTGAGCTTTTTCCGCCAGACGCTGCTGCTGGAAGAAAGTGCCGCCCGCGCCCTGCAACGCGTGGAGGCGCGCCTTGCCCCCCTGGTGGCCGCCCGCCCGGCGCTGCGGCGCTATCTGAAGCAGAGCGGCGGCTTTGTGTGGCGTGCCATTGCCGGGGAACAGCGCCTCAGCCCGCATGCCTTCGGCATTGCCCTGGACCTCAGCCCCCGCCTGGCTCCCTACTGGCGCTGGTCAGCCCTGCGTCCGCATCCGCTCCAGGCCAGCTATCCCACGGAAATCGTGACAGCCTTTGAGGCCGAGGGCTTCATCTGGGGCGGAAAATGGCATGAATACGACATCATGCACTTTGAATACCGCCCTGAACTGCTGTGCAAATCCCGTCTGCTGCTCCGCCGTCAGCAGGAAGCAGGGGCCACCCCGGCTTCCGGCCCAGCCCCCAGCCCACGCCCCTGA
- a CDS encoding DUF177 domain-containing protein, whose translation MPNHRLPLNNLPAEGRELVLDDAAIWAENLGQFHMDCRVRTPLSVRLHIMPLEEGYLVRGHLSGSVTLPCNRCAEDVTVELDAPFEEFEDVPDPADGQDTAPGDSHIVLDKGVPLLDMAALCWEEFVLALPMNPLCSPDCRGLCPQCGANRNREQCTCEQEGGDPRLAVLRGLTVKKGWTNTEK comes from the coding sequence ATGCCGAATCATCGACTTCCCCTGAACAATCTGCCGGCCGAAGGCCGGGAGCTTGTGCTGGATGATGCCGCCATCTGGGCGGAAAATCTGGGGCAGTTCCACATGGACTGTCGTGTGCGGACGCCGCTTTCCGTGCGGCTGCACATCATGCCCCTTGAAGAAGGCTATCTGGTGCGCGGGCATCTGAGCGGCAGCGTGACCCTGCCCTGCAATCGCTGCGCCGAGGACGTGACGGTGGAGCTGGATGCGCCGTTTGAGGAATTTGAAGACGTGCCCGATCCCGCGGACGGGCAGGACACGGCGCCCGGAGACAGCCATATTGTGCTGGACAAGGGGGTTCCCCTGCTGGATATGGCAGCGCTCTGCTGGGAGGAATTTGTGCTCGCCCTGCCCATGAATCCCCTGTGCAGCCCGGATTGCCGTGGCCTCTGCCCCCAGTGCGGTGCCAATCGCAACAGAGAGCAGTGCACCTGCGAGCAGGAGGGCGGTGACCCCCGCCTTGCCGTGCTGCGCGGATTGACTGTCAAGAAGGGCTGGACAAATACGGAAAAATAG
- the gmk gene encoding guanylate kinase gives MARHGMPLVISAPSGAGKTTLIRRLREEFPHFAYSVSCTTRAPRDGEVDGQDYHFLSRERFETLRGQGYFAEWAEVHGNLYGTPLGPLREMLRQGRDVLFDIDVQGARQLKASLAEATFVFVLPPDMKELERRLRLRGQDTEETIARRLHNACQELREAPWYDFLVVNDDLDAAYARLRAAYVAGTLRPVYHPDLVAALAQGNLL, from the coding sequence ATGGCACGACACGGCATGCCCCTGGTCATCAGTGCACCGTCTGGAGCGGGCAAAACCACGCTCATCAGGCGCCTGCGCGAGGAATTTCCGCACTTTGCCTACTCGGTTTCCTGCACCACCCGTGCGCCGCGTGACGGCGAGGTGGACGGACAGGACTATCACTTTCTGTCGCGGGAGCGTTTCGAGACGCTGCGCGGGCAGGGCTATTTTGCCGAATGGGCGGAGGTGCACGGCAATCTTTACGGCACCCCCCTGGGGCCTCTGCGCGAGATGCTGCGCCAGGGGCGGGATGTGCTGTTTGACATTGACGTACAGGGCGCGCGCCAGCTGAAGGCCAGCCTGGCGGAAGCCACCTTTGTTTTTGTGCTGCCTCCTGACATGAAAGAACTGGAACGGCGCCTGCGCCTGCGTGGTCAGGACACGGAAGAAACCATTGCCCGCCGGCTGCACAATGCCTGCCAGGAATTGCGCGAGGCCCCGTGGTACGATTTTCTTGTGGTCAATGATGACCTGGACGCCGCCTATGCCCGGCTGCGGGCGGCCTATGTGGCCGGTACCCTGCGCCCTGTGTATCACCCCGATCTGGTGGCGGCACTGGCGCAGGGCAACCTGCTGTAA
- the rpmF gene encoding 50S ribosomal protein L32, whose product MAVQQNKKSRSRKGMRRSHDRVAVPAVIYCSCGEPTVPHSVCPNCGTYKGRQVVSKNDAE is encoded by the coding sequence ATGGCTGTTCAGCAGAACAAAAAGTCCCGCTCTCGCAAGGGAATGCGTCGCTCTCACGACCGTGTGGCCGTGCCCGCCGTCATTTACTGCTCCTGCGGCGAGCCGACCGTGCCGCACAGCGTGTGCCCCAATTGCGGTACCTACAAGGGCCGTCAGGTGGTCAGCAAGAACGACGCCGAGTAA
- a CDS encoding DJ-1/PfpI family protein, whose protein sequence is MSKKILMLVGDFVEDYEAMVPYQMLLMLGYDVHTVCPGKKAGDMVKTAIHDFEGDQTYSEKRGHNFGINYDFDKVNTDDYVGLVVPGGRAPEYLRLNARVLDIVRAFDAERKPIAAICHGPQILVSAGVLKGKTCTCYAAVKPDVVDAGATWAESNDTASNAVVSGHLVTAPAWPAHPAWIAAFVRLLGAQISI, encoded by the coding sequence ATGAGTAAGAAAATTCTGATGCTGGTCGGCGACTTTGTGGAAGACTACGAAGCCATGGTTCCCTATCAGATGCTGCTGATGCTCGGCTATGACGTGCATACCGTATGCCCCGGCAAGAAAGCCGGCGACATGGTAAAGACAGCCATCCATGATTTTGAGGGCGATCAGACCTATTCCGAAAAACGTGGCCACAACTTCGGCATCAACTACGATTTTGACAAGGTGAACACGGACGATTACGTGGGCCTTGTGGTGCCCGGCGGCCGTGCCCCCGAATATCTGCGCCTCAATGCCCGCGTGCTGGACATTGTGCGCGCCTTTGATGCAGAGCGCAAACCCATTGCCGCCATCTGCCACGGGCCGCAGATTCTTGTCTCCGCCGGGGTGCTCAAGGGCAAGACCTGCACCTGCTATGCCGCCGTCAAGCCCGATGTGGTGGACGCCGGCGCCACCTGGGCCGAAAGCAATGATACCGCCAGCAATGCCGTGGTGTCCGGTCACCTGGTGACCGCGCCGGCCTGGCCCGCGCATCCTGCCTGGATTGCGGCCTTTGTGAGGCTGCTGGGCGCGCAGATCAGCATCTAA
- the recJ gene encoding single-stranded-DNA-specific exonuclease RecJ produces MKNWLFRKAPQGSPPRGWARELSISPQLLELLWRRGFTSREELDAFLDARLQALVPPRNWPQIPHVARLLADALVQGRKLAVWGDYDVDGITSSALVLDVMAAHGMEAVSHIPDRLGEGYGLNVQGIEALAAQGCGILLTVDCGISDVAAIRRARELGMLVIISDHHLPPAELPPAHAICNPRLMDESSCPCPYLAGVGVAFFLMAAVNVLLEPHTGKRFRMDDVLDLVALGTLADVMRLSGQNRILVRGGLNRLARTTRPGMVALKVISKFDAAARLTAGQVVFRLAPRINAAGRMGHARLALDLLRAADHVQAARLAQQLDALNSERQALEEQMVTEARAQARALLATGPRPGLVLYGQAWHPGIVGIVASKIVEEFYRPTIILCQDQDAVKGSGRSVREFDLYAGLGRASGHLLRFGGHRQAAGVRLRLEDLEAFRADFERAVAEDIGSTPLTPTLLLESELDFATASDQCFLKELELMQPFGPGNAEPVFASPELLIRDCLPLGRGREHVRLKVQDTTSGITLTAKAWRMGDQFTPDMVGSRIRLAYTPHIDTYNGIASVDVGIKDWKAV; encoded by the coding sequence ATGAAAAACTGGCTGTTTCGCAAGGCCCCCCAGGGCAGTCCGCCCCGCGGCTGGGCCAGGGAACTTTCCATTTCGCCGCAGCTGCTGGAGCTGCTCTGGCGTCGCGGCTTTACCAGCCGGGAAGAGCTGGACGCCTTTCTGGATGCGCGCCTTCAGGCGCTGGTGCCTCCGCGCAACTGGCCCCAGATTCCCCATGTGGCCCGCCTGCTGGCGGATGCCCTGGTCCAGGGGCGCAAGCTGGCCGTCTGGGGCGATTACGATGTGGACGGCATCACCTCCAGTGCGCTGGTGCTGGATGTGATGGCTGCCCACGGCATGGAGGCCGTGAGTCATATTCCCGACCGTCTGGGCGAGGGCTACGGCCTCAATGTGCAGGGCATCGAGGCCCTGGCGGCGCAGGGCTGCGGCATTCTGCTCACCGTGGACTGCGGCATTTCCGATGTGGCGGCCATTCGCCGGGCACGGGAACTGGGCATGCTGGTCATCATTTCCGATCATCACCTGCCCCCGGCAGAGCTGCCCCCGGCGCATGCCATCTGCAATCCCCGTCTCATGGACGAAAGCAGCTGCCCGTGTCCGTATCTGGCGGGCGTGGGTGTGGCCTTTTTTCTCATGGCGGCGGTCAATGTCCTGCTGGAACCCCACACGGGCAAGCGATTCCGCATGGATGACGTGCTGGACCTGGTGGCCCTGGGCACGCTGGCCGATGTCATGCGCCTGAGCGGACAGAACCGCATTCTGGTGCGGGGCGGACTCAACCGGCTGGCCCGCACCACGCGGCCGGGCATGGTGGCCCTGAAGGTCATCAGCAAGTTTGATGCCGCCGCGCGACTCACCGCCGGGCAGGTGGTCTTCCGGCTGGCCCCGCGCATCAATGCTGCCGGGCGCATGGGGCATGCCCGCCTGGCACTGGACCTGCTGCGCGCCGCGGATCATGTGCAGGCGGCCCGCCTGGCACAGCAGCTGGATGCCCTCAACAGCGAACGGCAGGCCCTGGAAGAACAGATGGTCACCGAGGCGCGCGCCCAGGCCCGGGCGCTGCTGGCCACGGGACCCCGCCCCGGCCTGGTGCTGTACGGGCAGGCCTGGCATCCGGGCATTGTGGGCATTGTGGCCTCCAAGATTGTGGAGGAATTTTACCGGCCCACCATCATTCTTTGTCAGGATCAGGATGCCGTAAAGGGGTCCGGGCGCTCCGTGCGCGAATTTGACCTCTATGCCGGGCTGGGCCGGGCTTCGGGGCATCTGCTGCGCTTTGGCGGGCACCGGCAGGCGGCCGGGGTGCGTCTGCGCCTGGAGGACCTGGAAGCCTTTCGCGCCGATTTCGAGCGGGCCGTGGCCGAGGACATCGGGTCCACGCCTCTCACGCCCACCCTGCTGCTGGAAAGCGAGCTGGACTTTGCCACAGCCAGTGACCAGTGTTTTCTCAAGGAGCTGGAGCTGATGCAGCCCTTTGGCCCCGGCAATGCGGAGCCGGTATTCGCCTCGCCGGAGCTGCTTATCCGTGATTGCCTGCCGCTGGGCAGAGGCCGCGAGCATGTGCGCCTCAAGGTGCAGGACACCACGTCGGGCATTACGCTCACGGCCAAGGCCTGGCGCATGGGCGATCAGTTCACGCCCGACATGGTGGGCAGCCGCATCCGGCTGGCCTATACTCCGCATATTGATACCTACAACGGCATTGCCTCCGTGGATGTGGGCATCAAGGACTGGAAGGCCGTCTGA
- a CDS encoding GIY-YIG nuclease family protein has protein sequence MRWFVYLVRCADDSLYCGITTDVARRLAQHNGGLAGGARYTRSRRPVRLEGVRCCEDRSAALRLEARIKRAQRAQKPGLLAEEGEMAS, from the coding sequence GTGCGCTGGTTTGTCTACCTGGTACGTTGCGCTGACGACAGCCTGTACTGCGGCATCACCACGGATGTGGCACGCCGCCTGGCGCAGCACAACGGCGGCCTTGCCGGCGGGGCGCGCTATACCCGCAGCCGCCGGCCGGTACGGCTGGAAGGCGTCCGCTGCTGCGAGGACAGAAGCGCGGCCCTGCGTCTGGAAGCCCGCATCAAGCGGGCGCAGCGGGCACAGAAGCCCGGACTGCTCGCAGAAGAAGGAGAAATGGCGTCATGA
- a CDS encoding DUF370 domain-containing protein yields MAGDKLINIGFGNYVLAARVIGIVSPASAPMRRLREDARAEGRLVDATQGRKTRSIIVTDSNHVILSAIQPETISQRFAQEEDD; encoded by the coding sequence ATGGCAGGCGACAAGCTCATCAACATCGGTTTCGGCAATTACGTGCTGGCCGCCCGTGTCATCGGCATTGTCAGCCCGGCCTCGGCGCCCATGCGACGCCTGCGGGAGGATGCCCGGGCCGAGGGGCGCCTGGTGGATGCCACGCAGGGGCGCAAGACGCGTTCCATCATCGTGACCGACTCCAATCACGTCATCCTTTCCGCCATCCAGCCCGAAACCATCAGCCAGCGCTTTGCGCAGGAGGAAGACGACTAA
- a CDS encoding MiaB/RimO family radical SAM methylthiotransferase: MKSWKFHVLTFGCKVNQYESQSLREAWQTQGGQECDDPAAADVICINSCAITAHGERDARAAILRLRREAPQARIVLTGCAAHLVEHFAPAPHAARQGQLPQADAVVGQENKAALLDGRLVRGLTASPPDTPAAAGYPPFRIGGFRRARPVLKIQDGCEHRCTYCIVPLTRGRCHSRAPQDILDEARRLFRAGYAELMLSGINLRQYGRDCPDYGDFWQLLAWLDAALAPEFAGRARLRISSLEPGQLDSRGVDTLMACRLVCPHLHISLQHASYAVLRRMGRGHYHAERLQEAVRELSAHWPVMGLGADIILGFPGESEADVRCLLDFVAATPFSYAHVFPYSRRPGTAADRFADQIAPDVRQERARRVREAVAARQQVFRQAQMALPRFQVVADSPHADGTRASGKGVNDFYVPCLLPPSLARKTGLLTVRPVALEQTGLRVEAV; encoded by the coding sequence ATGAAGAGCTGGAAGTTTCATGTGCTGACCTTCGGCTGCAAGGTCAATCAGTATGAGAGTCAGTCCCTGCGCGAAGCCTGGCAAACGCAGGGCGGTCAGGAATGTGACGATCCCGCGGCAGCGGATGTGATCTGCATCAACAGCTGCGCCATCACGGCGCATGGCGAGCGTGACGCACGCGCAGCCATTCTGCGTCTGCGGCGCGAGGCGCCCCAGGCACGTATTGTGCTGACAGGATGCGCGGCCCACCTGGTGGAGCATTTTGCGCCGGCCCCCCATGCCGCCAGGCAGGGGCAGCTGCCGCAGGCGGACGCCGTGGTGGGGCAGGAAAACAAGGCTGCCCTGCTGGATGGCCGCCTGGTGCGCGGCCTGACGGCGTCCCCGCCCGACACTCCCGCCGCTGCCGGCTATCCGCCCTTCCGTATTGGGGGTTTCCGGCGGGCACGCCCGGTGCTCAAGATACAGGATGGCTGCGAGCACCGCTGCACCTACTGCATCGTGCCGCTCACGCGGGGTCGCTGCCACAGCCGGGCGCCGCAGGACATTCTGGACGAGGCCCGGCGCCTTTTCCGTGCCGGCTATGCGGAGCTCATGCTGTCGGGCATCAATCTGCGCCAGTACGGGCGGGACTGCCCGGACTACGGGGACTTCTGGCAGCTGCTGGCCTGGCTGGATGCGGCCCTGGCGCCGGAATTTGCGGGCCGGGCGCGCCTGCGCATCAGTTCGCTGGAGCCGGGACAGCTGGACAGCCGGGGAGTGGATACGCTCATGGCCTGTCGTCTGGTCTGCCCGCATCTGCACATTTCCCTGCAGCATGCCTCCTATGCGGTGCTGCGCCGCATGGGGCGCGGTCACTATCACGCGGAACGTCTGCAGGAGGCCGTGCGGGAGCTTTCCGCCCACTGGCCTGTCATGGGCCTGGGGGCAGACATCATCCTGGGCTTTCCCGGAGAAAGCGAGGCAGATGTGCGCTGCCTGCTGGACTTTGTGGCCGCAACGCCCTTCAGCTATGCCCATGTCTTTCCCTATTCGCGGCGTCCCGGCACAGCGGCAGACCGCTTTGCCGACCAGATAGCGCCGGATGTCCGGCAGGAGCGTGCCCGCCGGGTACGCGAGGCCGTAGCCGCACGCCAGCAGGTTTTTCGGCAGGCCCAGATGGCGCTGCCCCGCTTCCAGGTGGTGGCCGACAGTCCGCATGCCGACGGTACGCGGGCTTCGGGCAAGGGTGTCAATGACTTCTATGTGCCCTGCCTGCTGCCGCCGTCACTGGCCCGGAAAACGGGCCTGCTGACAGTGCGCCCCGTGGCGCTGGAACAGACAGGGCTGCGGGTGGAGGCTGTGTAG